CAGCGAGCAGCCGGTCGCCTTGCCGATCTCCATGCGGATGGCGAGGGCGTCGCGCTGCATGGCGCGGCCTTTGTCGGTGAGTGTCACCAGCACCTGCCGCTCGTCGCTTTTGTCCCGCGCGCGACGGATATAGCCGGCCGCCTCCAGCCGCTTGAGGAGAGGGGAGAGCGTGCCGGAATCGAGGCCGAGCGTCTCGCCCAGCGCCTTCACCGTGCGCCTGTCCTCCTCCCAAAGCGTCATCAGCGCGATATATTGCGGATAGGTGAGGCCGTAGGGATCGAGCAGGGGCTTGTAGGTGCGGTTGAGCGCGTGGGCGGCGGAATAGACGGCGAAACAGAGCTGCGCGTCGAGCGCCAGCATGCCGGCCGGAATATCGCCTGTCTCAGCTTCGTCACGTTTGTCGATCATGCTGCCATTGTCGCACAAACGGCCAAAATTGCAATTTGCAAAATCATATTGCGCGCAATCTAATTTTACGCTACCAATTATCCATCACCAACGAAACCAGGAAGGAGACACCCATGCCCATTCTCTACAGGACCAAGGCTTCCTCGACCGGCGGCCGCGCAGGCCATGGCGCAACGGAAGACGGCACCGTCGATGTCACGCTGACCCTGCCGAAGGAACTCGGCGGCGACGGCGCGCCCGGCGCCAACCCGGAAAAGCTCTTCGCCATCGGTTATTCCGCCTGCTTCCTCGGCGCGCTGAAGTTCGTCGCCGGCCAGGAAAAGGTGAAGATTCCGGATGATGCCAAGGTCACGGCGACCGTCGGCGTCGGCCCGCGTGAAGACGGCGGCGGCTTCGGCATCGAGGCGGCGCTGGAAGTCTCCGTTCCTGGTCTCGACAAGGCCGTGGTCGAGGATCTCGTGAAGAAGGCTCACGTCGTCTGCCCGTACAGCCACGCCACGCGCGGCAATCTCGACGTCAAGACCACCGTCGCCTGATCGGCCTCCAGCCGCACAGCGAAAAGGCCGTCCGGTTTTCCGGGCGGCCTTTTTCATGTGTTCCTCCGGGAACAGCCGAGCAGGGGGCGGTGTGCGATCTTCCGGTCACTGGATGAGACAGGCTCATCCCCCCGATCAGGAGAGACCCATGCGCAAGATCATCGTTTCCGCCGCCATCGCCGTCGTTGCGGTCGTCTCCTTCGCCGCCCCCTCGCAGGCCCGCTGCTACAGCAGCTACGACGAAGCGCCCCATTGCTTCGTCAAG
This DNA window, taken from Shinella zoogloeoides, encodes the following:
- a CDS encoding MarR family winged helix-turn-helix transcriptional regulator; the encoded protein is MIDKRDEAETGDIPAGMLALDAQLCFAVYSAAHALNRTYKPLLDPYGLTYPQYIALMTLWEEDRRTVKALGETLGLDSGTLSPLLKRLEAAGYIRRARDKSDERQVLVTLTDKGRAMQRDALAIRMEIGKATGCSLETLQALTAELQALAGRLEGEGKQGDAA
- a CDS encoding organic hydroperoxide resistance protein, with the protein product MPILYRTKASSTGGRAGHGATEDGTVDVTLTLPKELGGDGAPGANPEKLFAIGYSACFLGALKFVAGQEKVKIPDDAKVTATVGVGPREDGGGFGIEAALEVSVPGLDKAVVEDLVKKAHVVCPYSHATRGNLDVKTTVA